One part of the Prunus persica cultivar Lovell chromosome G5, Prunus_persica_NCBIv2, whole genome shotgun sequence genome encodes these proteins:
- the LOC18775935 gene encoding probable LRR receptor-like serine/threonine-protein kinase At1g63430, whose protein sequence is MRTFASFQLLCLVSGVLFVACESFASKEVWALTTFKEAIYEDPHLVLSNWNSLDGDPCGWTGITCSLSRDHVLKINISGSSIRGFLVPDLGQLSFLQELILHGNKLLGIIPKDLGLLKYLRILDLGMNELTGPIPPELGNLTSVVKINLQSNGLSGRLPPELGNLAYLEELHLDRNKLRGTLPANSYTKLPSNLHGMYASNSNLTGLCRSSQLKVADFSFNFFVGNIPKCLEYLPRSSFQGNCLQKEDPKQRPVELCAGAPPSKGHPGVNPKNKPAKDVPKHQETSKPAWLLALEIVTGTMVCSLFLVAVFTALQRCNSKSSIIIPWKKSASEKDHIAVYIDSEMLKDVVRFNRQELEVACEDFSNIIGSSPDSLVYKGTMKGGPEIAVISLCIKEEHWTGYLELYFQREVTDLARLNHENAAKLLGYCSESTPFTRMLVFEYASNGTLYEHLHYGEGCQLSWTRRMKIVIGIARGLKYFHTELEPPFTISELNSSAVYLTEDFLPKLVDFESWKTILARSEKNSGSISSQGAICVLPNSMEARHLDVKGNVYAFGILLLEIISGRPPYCKDKGCLIEWAKDYLELPDVMPYVVDPELKHFSYDDLKVLCDVVNLCTHPEPTKRPSMQEICTMLESRIDTSVSIELKASSLAWAELALSS, encoded by the exons atgagaacATTTGCCTCATTTCAGCTTCTGTGCTTGGTATCTGGGGTTCTTTTTGTGGCTTGTGAATCATTTGCATCAAAAGAAG TTTGGGCCCTTACAACGTTTAAGGAAGCTATATATGAAGACCCACATCTAGTTTTGTCCAATTGGAATTCCTTGGATGGGGATCCTTGTGGATGGACCGGCATTACATGTTCTCTGTCTCGAGACCATGTTCTAAAGAT taACATTTCGGGTTCATCAATAAGGGGATTTCTTGTACCAGACTTGGGTCAACTCAGCTTCTTGCAAGAACT AATTTTGCATGGGAACAAGCTGCTTGGGATAATACCTAAAGACCTGGGCTTGTTAAAATACCTCAGGATCTTGGATTTGGGGATGAATGAACTCACTGGTCCAATTCCTCCAGAGCTTGGGAACTTAACCAGTGTTGTGAAAAT AAATCTTCAGTCAAATGGGTTGTCCGGTAGGCTACCTCCTGAACTTGGCAATTTGGCATACCTTGAGGAACTTCATTTGGATAGGAATAAGCTTCGAGGAACTCTTCCTGCCAATAGCTATACAAAATTACCTTCTAACCTCCATGGAAT GTACGCCTCAAACTCAAACTTAACGGGCCTTTGTCGATCATCTCAGTTAAAAGTTGCAGATTTCTCATTCAACTTCTTTGTTGGTAACATACCTAAGTGCTTGGAGTATCTTCCCAG GTCAAGTTTTCAAGGAAATTGTCTCCAAAAAGAGGATCCCAAACAGCGTCCTGTAGAACTATGTG CTGGTGCGCCACCCTCTAAAGGACATCCAGGAGTTAATCCTAAGAACAAACCTGCTAAAGATGTCCCCAAACACCAGGAGACTTCAAAACCTGCCTGGCTGTTGGCTCTGGAAATAGTGACTGGAACCATGGTCTGTTCTCTCTTTCTTGTTGCTGTTTTCACTGCTCTTCAGAGATGCAATAGCAAATCTTCTATCATAATTCCTTGGAAGAAATCAGCAAGTGAAAAAGATCATATTGCAGTCTACATAG ATTCCGAGATGTTGAAAGACGTTGTCAGATTCAACAGACAAGAGCTTGAGGTAGCCTGTGAAGACTTTAGCAACATTATTGGCTCCTCACCTGATAGTTTGGTTTACAAAGGCACGATGAAAGGTGGGCCTGAGATTGCTGTGATATCCCTTTGCATTAAGGAGGAGCATTGGACGGGCTATCTTGAACTCTATTTTCAGAGAGAGGTGACAGATTTGGCAAGATTAAATCACGAGAACGCAGCAAAATTACTGGGGTATTGTAGTGAGAGCACCCCATTTACGAGGATGCTGGTTTTTGAATATGCTTCAAATGGGACACTGTATGAGCACCTCCATT ATGGAGAAGGATGCCAGTTAAGTTGGACACGGCGCATGAAAATTGTTATAGGAATTGCTCGGGGACTTAAGTATTTTCACACAGAGCTTGAGCCACCATTTACCATATCCGAGTTAAATTCTAGTGCTGTATATCTTACAGAAGATTTTTTACCCAAG CTGGTAGATTTTGAGAGTTGGAAGACAATTCTGGCGAGGTCAGAAAAGAACTCAGGCTCTATTAGCAGCCAAGGTGCTATTTGTGTTCTTCCAAATTCTATGGAAGCACGCCACCTGGATGTTAAAGGCAATGTTTATGCTTTTGGCATACTTTTGCTCGAAATAATCAGTGGTAGGCCTCCCTACTGCAAGGACAAAGGGTGCTTGATAGAATGG GCCAAAGACTATCTTGAGTTGCCAGATGTGATGCCTTATGTGGTGGATCCTGAACTGAAACATTTCAGTTACGACGACCTCAAAGTTTTATGTGATGTGGTGAATCTTTGCACCCATCCAGAGCCCACGAAGCGGCCTTCCATGCAGGAAATATGCACCATGTTGGAGAGCAGAATCGACACATCGGTGTCTATTGAGCTCAAGGCATCTTCTTTGGCATGGGCCGAGCTTGCACTTTCATCATAA
- the LOC18776715 gene encoding serine racemase has translation MEAESQMREVKYAADISSIREAQARIKPFIHQTPVLSSESLNALAGRQLFFKCECFQKGGAFKFRGACNAVFSLDDDQAVKGVVTHSSGNHAAALSLAAKLRGIPAYIVIPKNAPKCKVENVIRYGGQVIWSEPTMQSRESTAVKVLQETGAVLLHPYNDRRIISGQGTISLELLEQQVPQLDTIIVPISGGGLISGVALAAKSINPAIRVLAAEPEGANDAAQSKAAGRIITLPETNTVADGLRAFLGDLTWPVVRDLVDGIITVEDKEIIHAMKLCYEILKVAVEPSGAIGLAAVLSDSFKKNSAWKDCSNIGIILSGGNVDLGILWDAYRK, from the exons ATGGAAGCAGAGAGTCAAATGAGGGAGGTAAAATATGCTGCTGATATTTCCTCTATAAGGGAAGCACAAGCACGCATCAAGCCATTCATACACCAAACTCCTGTCTTGTCCTCTGAATCTTTGAATGCTCTTGCAGGAAGGCAGCTGTTTTTCAAATGTGAATGTTTTCAAAAGGG TGGTGCTTTCAAATTCAGAGGCGCTTGCAATGCTGTATTTTCACTCGATGATGATCAGGCTGTTAAAGGGGTTGTAACACACAGCAG TGGTAACCATGCTGCAGCATTGTCTTTGGCTGCAAAACTACGTGGAATCCCTGCATATATAGTTATACCAAAAAATGCTCCGAAATGCAAAGTTGAGAATGTCATTCGTTACGGTGGTCAGGTTATCTGGAGTGAGCCCACAATGCAGTCAAGGGAAAGTACCGCAGTCAAGGTGTTGCAAGAAACTGGCGCAGTTCTTCTACATCCTTATAACGATAGGCGCATAATAAG TGGGCAGGGTACCATATCATTGGAGCTTCTGGAGCAACAAGTTCCACAGTTAGACACTATTATAGTTCCCATAAGTG GAGGTGGCTTGATATCAGGTGTGGCTTTGGCTGCCAAGTCCATCAACCCTGCAATTCGAGTTTTAGCTGCTGAGCCTGAGGGAGCCAACGATGCAGCTCAATCCAAAGCAGCTGGGAGGATAATAACATTGCCCGAGACCAACACTGTAGCAGATGGTCTTCGAGCTTTTCTTGGAGATCTTACCTG GCCCGTAGTAAGAGATCTTGTCGATGGCATCATAACCGTGGAGGACAAGGAGATAATACACGCCATGAAACTCTGTTATGAGATTCTGAAGGTTGCAGTAGAACCTAGCGGAGCAATAGGCCTTGCTGCTGTATTGTCCGATAGTTTCAAGAAAAACTCTGCTTGGAAGGATTGCAGCAACATAGGAATTATACTTTCTGGAGGTAATGTAGATCTAGGCATCTTATGGGATGCCTACAGAAAATGA